A portion of the Bufo gargarizans isolate SCDJY-AF-19 chromosome 7, ASM1485885v1, whole genome shotgun sequence genome contains these proteins:
- the LOC122943904 gene encoding uncharacterized protein LOC122943904, which yields MAWLRSRGVRLVIYLDDILIMHQDQQSLLQHLQWTSDLLTSLGFLLNLEKSCLTPSRRMEFLGFTVDSVAESLSLPAEKLRTIRKELRHALSTPSLSLRHLARIIGLLASSIQAVFPAPLHYQGLQRLKIAHLRAGASFADAVVLDQEAQEELRWWLSNLEAWNGRAIFGFQPEFTVESDTSLQGWGAHCEGISTGGRWSESETRFHINALELLAGSFAIRSFTKGIAHACIRLRMDNVSAVRYVNHLGGTQSATLARLAKEFWSYCLSRDIMVQAEYLPGLHNYRADWSSRCFTDGSDWRLNPEMFSMISDTWGPCSIDLFASRLNAHLPRFFSWRPDPEAEAVDAFLQDWSAALHYAFPPFAMIPRMLLQTRRQAAELVVVIPFWGSQAWYPIILELLVDVPLLLPTQTDLLQDPLGAPHPLLVDGSLQLLACRISGLQARSREFRRQLDASWTTLGLPAPENLTGQLGDLGLAGAWNGTWIPFRRL from the coding sequence ATGGCCTGGCTGCGGAGTCGGGGGGTGCGTCTTGTcatatacttggacgacatcctcattatgcACCAAGATCAGCAGTCTCTGCTACAACACCTCCAGTGGACCTCGGATCTGCTGACGAGTCTGGGTTTTCTACTCAATCTCGAGAAATCCTGTCTCACGCCGTCTCGGCGTATGGAGTTTCTGGGCTTCACGGTGGACTCTGTCGCGGAATCCCTCAGTCTTCCTGCGGAGAAGTTACGGACGAtacgcaaggagttgagacatgctctCTCTACTCCCTCCCTATCACTACGCCATCTGGCTCGCATCATTGGGCTATTAGCCTCCTCTATCCAGGCAGTCTTTCCCGCTCCACTCCATTATCAGGGTTTACAGCGTCTGAAGATCGCCCACCTCCGTGCCGGGGCCTCGTTTGCGGACGCGGTGGTTCTGGATCAGGAAGCTCAGGAGGAACTCCGTTGGTGGTTGAGCAATTTGGaagcctggaacggcagagcAATTTTCGGATTCCAACCGGAATTCACGGTGGAGTCGGACACGAGTCTCCagggctggggggcccactgcgaggGTATCTCCACTGGCGGTCGATGGTCGGAGTCCGAGACCCGTTTTcacatcaacgctctggaactTCTAGCGGGTTCGTTCGCCATCAGGAGTTTCACCAAGGGCATAGCTCATGCATGCATCCGTctacgcatggacaacgtgtcggcggtccgATACGTCAATCATCTAGGCGGCACTCAATCGGCCACCTTAGCCCGACTggcgaaggagttctggtcctactgtctgtccagggacatcatggttcaAGCGGAGTACCTGCCGGGTCTCCACAACTACCGAGCGGATTGGAGCTCCCGAtgcttcacggacggcagcgactggaggttGAATCCGGAGATGTTCTCCATGATCTCGGACACCTGGGGTCCTTGTTCCATAGACCTCTTCGCGTCCCGTCTCAACGCTCACctgcccaggttcttcagctggcgtccggatccggaggcagaggcggtggatgcgtttctccaggactggtcTGCAGCCCTACATTACGCATTTCCGCCGTTCGCCATGATTCCGAGGATGCTGTTACAGACTCGTCGTCAGGCGGCGGAATTGGTGGTGGTAATTCCCTTCTGGGGGTCTCAAGCCTGGTACCCGATTATCCTGGAACTCCTGGTGGATGTGCCTCTCCTACTCCCGACGCAgacggatctcctccaggaccCGCTGGGTGCCCCACATCCTCTCCTGGTCGACggctcccttcaacttctggcgtGCCGAATCTCAGGACTCCAGGCGAGGTCGAGGGagtttcggaggcaactagacgcctcctggacaacgcttgggctcccggcacccgaaaatcttaccgggcagcttggggatcttgggttggctggtgcatggaacgggacctggatcccgtttcggcgtcTGTGA